A genomic window from Triticum urartu cultivar G1812 chromosome 7, Tu2.1, whole genome shotgun sequence includes:
- the LOC125524543 gene encoding pentatricopeptide repeat-containing protein At1g73710 encodes MASAAPYPPAAGTTVTRASNSKPPTAGSHANLLPASPSSASRLHLPRLPPPPPLSCNNHAPVPATTSTVSRNPTAATLYPSEDSLSAMSPREQTALLSRQRHWRRAHDLFDRVRALPGYAPNPVHYSVLLRHLARARRWSELRRVWLMMSRDDAIRPSNPAYAALADALAKAGSAQESLLLLLHMRALGVAPDEISMNTFVRILKNSGRYTDALVLFNNWCIGRFDVEFLHLGYRAVDLHGPMQFLIDDVFHGKLDSAGALGIQKVPRKPKLVETYNTMIDLYGKAGRHKDAMDMFVDMLAYQVMPDVCTFNTMIYGFGSRGSVKEAEALLANMVVRGVTPDIRTYNVMMTLFASMGDAEGVLKYYHQIGRIGLCADAVSYRIVLQVLCERKLVREAEDVIEGIIKSGTSIHEQSIPVVMKMYIDQGLLDKANAFFEMHCRGKEVSSKNFAAIMDAYADRYLWEEAEHIFHCDRGIGGKREIVEYNVMVKAYGLAGKYDRVISLLENMKGSGISPDECTYNSLIQMFSAGGFPHRAKKLLHKMKDTGFKPVCETYSAVMRAYSRNSLASEAIDLYSEMKASGVEPNVVVYGLLINMFAETGQVEKALDYSNLMEESGITPNHIVLTSVIKAYNKINCWKEAQDLYTRMRNMDGGPDIIASNTMLNLYAKLGMVIEAKAIFDNLRRNNQEDDVSYIIMMFLYKNMGLLNESIKIAHELDNSGLLSDCAAYNAVMACYVAKGNLRECAELVQKMVEDNIFPDASTFQMIFSVVNKINISSEEVLQLESAYSDGRSSAKHAILAFLFSMAGMHAAALNVCEQLSKPELTIDPCAYNVAFKVYASCGEVDKAFSLFMRMHALGLKPDTVTCIDLSTCYGISGMSEGMRRISGLLAYRNSEFSKSLHKALVSYRETGSNDFAAQLVNK; translated from the coding sequence ATGGCTTCCGCTGCCCCCTACCCTCCGGCCGCCGGCACCACCGTCACCAGAGCCAGCAACAGCAAGCCACCGACCGCCGGATCACACGCCAACCTCCTCCCCGCTTCTCCCTCCTCCGCGTCCCGTCTTCACCTCCCCCGCCTGCCCCCGCCACCTCCCCTCTCGTGCAACAACCACGCCCCCGtccccgccaccacctccaccgtCTCCAGGAACCCCACCGCCGCCACCCTCTACCCGTCCGAGGACTCCCTCTCCGCCATGTCTCCGCGCGAGCAGACCGCCCTTCTCTCGCGGCAGCGTCACTGGCGCCGCGCCCACGACCTGTTCGACCGCGTGCGCGCGCTCCCAGGCTACGCGCCCAACCCTGTCCACTACAGCGTGCTCCTCCGCCACCTTGCCCGCGCGCGCCGGTGGTCCGAgctccgccgcgtctggctcATGATGTCCCGGGACGACGCCATCCGGCCCTCCAATCCAGCCTACGCCGCCCTCGCCGATGCCCTCGCCAAGGCCGGTTCGGCACAGGAATCCCTCCTGCTTCTCCTGCACATGCGCGCACTGGGTGTTGCCCCCGACGAGATATCCATGAACACCTTCGTCCGTATCCTCAAGAACAGTGGCCGCTACACGGACGCGCTCGTCCTTTTCAATAACTGGTGCATTGGCAGGTTCGATGTTGAATTTCTTCATCTTGGATACAGAGCGGTTGATTTGCACGGACCAATGCAATTCTTGATAGACGACGTGTTTCATGGTAAACTTGATTCTGCTGGTGCATTGGGCATTCAGAAAGTTCCTAGGAAGCCAAAGCTTGTGGAAACCTATAACACGATGATTGATCTTTATGGAAAGGCCGGGAGGCACAAGGATGCGATGGACATGTTTGTGGACATGCTGGCTTATCAGGTTATGCCAGACGTATGCACGTTCAATACAATGATCTACGGATTTGGGTCACGTGGCAGCGTCAAGGAGGCAGAGGCGCTGCTAGCTAACATGGTCGTCAGGGGGGTCACTCCAGATATTAGGACATATAATGTGATGATGACGCTGTTTGCGTCAATGGGGGATGCGGAGGGAGTTTTGAAGTACTACCATCAAATTGGGAGGATTGGGTTATGTGCTGATGCTGTGAGCTATAGGATTGTGCTACAGGTGCTATGTGAGAGGAAGTTGGTGCGTGAAGCAGAAGATGTGATAGAAGGAATTATCAAGTCTGGCACTAGCATCCATGAACAGTCCATACCAGTTGTCATGAAGATGTATATTGATCAGGGATTGCTTGATAAGGCAAATGCATTCTTTGAAATGCATTGCAGAGGCAAGGAGGTCTCATCCAAGAATTTTGCTGCCATCATGGATGCGTATGCAGATAGGTATCTTTGGGAAGAAGCCGAGCATATTTTCCACTGTGATAGAGGGATTGGGGGCAAGAGGGAGATAGTGGAATATAATGTGATGGTCAAGGCTTATGGTTTGGCAGGAAAATATGATAGAGTCATTTCTCTACTTGAGAACATGAAGGGCTCTGGCATCTCACCAGATGAGTGCACTTACAATTCCTTAATTCAGATGTTTTCTGCCGGTGGATTTCCACACAGAGCTAAGAAGCTCTTGCATAAAATGAAGGACACAGGATTTAAACCGGTGTGTGAGACATACTCTGCTGTTATGAGAGCTTATTCTCGCAATTCCTTGGCATCTGAAGCTATAGATCTGTACAGTGAAATGAAGGCCTCAGGTGTCGAACCAAATGTGGTTGTTTATGGTTTGCTGATTAATATGTTTGCGGAGACAGGACAAGTGGAGAAGGCACTGGATTATAGCAACTTGATGGAAGAATCTGGAATCACTCCAAACCATATTGTCTTAACTTCGGTTATCAAGGCCTACAACAAGATCAATTGCTGGAAGGAAGCGCAGGATTTGTATACAAGGATGAGGAACATGGATGGTGGCCCTGATATCATTGCCTCGAATACCATGCTAAACCTGTATGCAAAACTTGGGATGGTCATTGAGGCTAAGGCAATCTTTGACAATTTGAGGAGAAATAATCAGGAAGATGATGTTTCATACATTATCATGATGTTTCTCTACAAGAACATGGGCTTGCTTAACGAGTCCATTAAGATTGCTCATGAATTAGATAATTCAGGCTTACTATCTGACTGTGCTGCATATAATGCTGTTATGGCATGTTATGTGGCCAAGGGCAACTTGAGAGAATGTGCAGAGCTGGTGCAAAAAATGGTGGAAGATAACATCTTTCCAGATGCGTCAACCTTTCAGATGATATTTTCTGTGGTGAATAAAATTAATATTTCATCAGAGGAAGTTTTGCAGTTAGAATCAGCATACAGTGATGGCAGGAGTTCTGCCAAGCATGCTATACTTGCATTCTTGTTTTCCATGGCCGGCATGCATGCTGCTGCATTAAATGTCTGTGAGCAACTTTCAAAGCCTGAGTTGACAATTGATCCATGTGCATACAATGTTGCCTTCAAGGTGTATGCTTCCTGTGGAGAGGTGGATAAAGCTTTCAGTTTGTTCATGCGGATGCATGCTTTAGGGCTAAAACCGGACACTGTTACTTGCATCGATTTGTCAACTTGTTATGGGATATCTGGAATGTCAGAAGGCATGAGAAGGATAAGTGGTCTTCTTGCATACAGAAACAGCGAGTTTAGTAAGTCTTTACATAAAGCACTGGTTTCCTATAGAGAAACTGGAAGCAATGATTTTGCTGCTCAGTTAGTCAACAAATGA